A stretch of DNA from Montipora foliosa isolate CH-2021 chromosome 4, ASM3666993v2, whole genome shotgun sequence:
TTATGGCCTCTCGCTGTTACGGAATTACGGACACTTTCGTGGtacgaaaatgacaattttattgttttgccTCTCGATAAAGCGTACGCCATGTACTTTTTATTTGTCAAAATACACTTCCAAAGACTTGTGGAATGTTTATTTTCACATCAATTCCTTATTAATTGTCTGCACAATAGTTCTAGTTTCTTCACTTGAGCTTGTGCTATTTTCTTCCTGCCATCTCTTAAggagtaaagtaaagtcaatttatttaacgtcggtagttccttcagttacgaaaatGGTATCAATGGAAACCGACGGTGTGCCTtttaccccctccctctgtcagtgctccgcttcacggatatttaaagctatagctacacggatcagaggaaagtcgaaacagacgttgaagtaaCCAAGAATCAGAGAGACCAGGAGAGACCAAACCCTCGTGTTCCATTCTCAACGACTGCTTTGCAGTTTCGGTACTGTTAATAAGTTTGTCCAGTCTTGCATGATATTTAGGGTCGCCAAATAGATCTCATAAAGAACTGGAATCTCAAGCCCTCGGGCCGACTTTAAGTTTTGTCGTTCAGTGAGGAAATCGAAGAACCCTCAGTGGGTGACTATATGCCGTCATACGCATTTGTGGCGCGAGAATTGTCGCAACGCTATTATTTTCGGACgatgacaaagaaaaaattgCCCGCACCATCCTACGAATCTGATAATTGTTTTTCAAAGTAGATCAAGCACAATTGCTAGAAATCTGGGATCACAACCCGTCACAACATCTTTGCTCAAATTCAAAGTTTCAAGGAATCCATACGTATAATTTACGCTAATGAAGTTCTACGTCTGATCATGAGAATTTTATGGACCGAATGCACAATGGCGGCTAAAAAATATTCTTCTGTCTTTGTGCGAATTAGACCCACTAGCCTCGCTAGTAATACGGAGAAAATACAAAAGCGATGTTACTTTagaacgaggctagttggtctaattaacacaaagacaaattaTATGCATTCAGTCTATTCATTCAAAATGTATCCTGCGTTAGTCTGTTGTGGTCACGTGACTTCACCAAATATGGTCAACGCCTATTAACTGAGAATGTTCACCAATAAACCCCATGTGGCTAAGCGGGTTGTCTATTGCCGTTCTAGAACCTGAGAAATGGCCGATTGAAGTTTACATAGCAACCGGGTCTGTAGTTACGAAGGATCCCGTTAAGACGTTAAAGATTTCAAATATATTACAGACATGCTCAATGTTATTTATTgcatgttaaggacggtgcctactaattcaaaggtatttttgcgcggttttatgaatatgcgggaaaagcagatctcaacaagtgttattaaaatccaaaaagaaaattgggagtaaccaccgatttttcaaagataattaatcaacaatattagcaaaaagctttaaaatacaaagcgatgtatggctttcctttccaaattaaagtttaattatctctgaaaaatgcatggttagccccaattttctttttggataccaagagcacttcctaatttttgctttctccgcatagttttgaaccgcgcaaaaatatccctgtattaataagcactgcTGATAGAAAATCCgagcatctcgagatgcgcagaatgtatgtgcaataacaatagtagtcaCCGTCCTTAACAGCACTCAGTTTTTAGCAATTTTGCCCTCTTatgccccattcacaccaaaccttaaacatgttATAAACACatttagttaaacacggtttcaaagtgttttctttttaaatcatgtttacTGACTTTGGTTGACTACGAATTTAGCACAGATCAaagcatgtgttgaaacaaacctgaatctcatggaaaagccagtcctacatttttctgtgacttatttttattttgtgaaacccagtttaattaaacatgtcttgttggtgtgaatgggatATTAGTTATAAATACTCGAAACACCATCTTTGCTAATTTTACTTATTTGATTTGTCCCTTAAAAGGCGAGTGGAAGATCATTTCAACTTTCGAGGAAGTTTTCATTAAAGGACGCCAGCGTCTGAGTGACCAACGAAATTACTCTTTCATCAAGATAACATTATTAATCGAGCGCAAGTGGATGTATTATGTCATGTTCTTGATAATGCCATGTGTCATTTGCACCTTATTGGTTCTGGTTGGTTTTTCCATTCCTCCTGAGAACGGTGAAAGAATTGGGTTTTGTTCCACCATCATGATAGCCGTTAGTGTGTTTCTTCTCCTTATCGCCGATATGCTTCCAGAAAAGTCAGACACGCTACCCGTTTTAGGAATTTACTACATTATCACAATGTTGCTTATTGCATTCGCTCTGATGGCCACCATCCTTGTGCTTAGAGCTTATCATTCAGTCAGCGAGCCTCCTTCTTGTTTCAAAGCTCTGTATCGAGTTTGCaagtcaaagaaaaagaaacagaaaccGGTAAAGCGAAATGCCGTTAGCACTGAAACAAACGCGAGCCAAACTCAACCGTGCAGTGTCCATGAAAAGCCTGTTCCTGATGGCGTGGAAAGCGGGTCCGTCAGTGACAAAAACGATGATCTCAgtgaagaagaaaagaagaaaatttggCGATCTGTTGCTGTGATTTTTGACAGGTTATTTTTCTGGCTGTTTTTAATGGCATTTATTTGTTCGTCTGGGTACTTGATTGCGTTCCGTCCAGTTTTTAAACTCTTCAACCCGTCTGGAATTCCTTCCTCAAGTTAGTCAAGTCAGTGAATTAAGTGACGAGATTCGCAGAAAATACATGGGCCTCTTTCAATGATATTTAGATCTAAATTTAGCCCGTGGTTATGATGCGAGGAAGGAAGACTCCTGATTGGTTATCATTAGCCGCGCgagaccaaaataactttcacagcatAGCGCGAATCTTAAAATagaatgaaaataaatatcatgAGACATGGGGATGCGTTCTCTACCCTCATCCTCTTTTGTAGGAAAGCATTAGTACAGTCCTACTTGATCAATAGTTTTAACAGGAAAAATAtatacacaaacagcggtgacaaacatcacaCATAACCGCATCCTTCAACAAACTTatttttacttgacgtttcgtgtTCTTCTACATACATCCTCAGAATTGACAGTTAGTACAAAATTTGAATTCATAATTACACGGTTACTATcttattaaagtgcccctgtgatcaaaaaaaccacttccttttttccttcagattttgaaagtgtgtttgcttaacacctgactggcaaaattttgagctttgatttttatccaaaggccgtttactttgagtgtaagttttggatttcacggtccgccattactcacgttcaaaactgaccgattggacctcagacggttggatccagggaaaagtgacgtcagaggctcattagcttaaaatttcagcgtgtgaacgcagcttattatatatgcaaagcgtgagtttaaaagtctggaagcccaaaacccccatgctacatattaattctgcggcgtacacacgtattgcattcttaaactagtgagcctttgacgtcattttctcctcgatccagctctctcaagaacataatgttagtaatggcggaccattaaataggaaaattacggttaaaataaagaggtgtctttttgaaatcaaggcttaaaacgtgggtcacttggtgttttgataacatagttttgaaatccaaagaaaaatatgaattgattttttggtaacaggggcactttaactatCACTTGTTAACTATTAACAGTCACTTCTGAGGGTGTATGTAGAAGAATctgaaacgtcaagtaaaaagcaattttaaagGCTGCGTTTACATGTGATGCTTGTCACATCCTTTTTTGTAATTGTTCCTGATGAAACTGACATGGCCGAAGAAAAACATTTAATCTACAGGGTCATTTGTATTACGCATACAATTTATTAGATTTAGAATAGACCTTGCGTCTGCACGAGCTTCTCTTTGGGTAAATTCTGCATTGAGTAACACAGTACAATGTGATAATGGGTGTACTTCGTGGATACTCGAAAGATGTAGCTTGCGAAATCTTTAAACGCCCCCGTTGGAGACAAAACCAAGTATGATCTGCAACACAGCGGCACCGAAACTCAATGCTGTCAAGTAACTTAAATATCGCAAGGAGTTTCAAGATTCTCGAACTGTGATAAGAACTTCAGTAGCTGGACATTTGTTGAGAACTTCAGAAGTTAATTGTTAAATTTAATACGCATACCGAGACAACGCGACACGGTAATTTATTCATAACATAAATAAGCTTTTTTTCAGGTATagttacaggggcacccaacgaccaatttgttgtaaaatgtattattataccccagttaatgaaaataaatggtattaaggcattttcaggtgtttttcagtgttgctgggaaaacattatctgttccttttcccagcaagacacacaagaaatttcccagccagctagataaaattgtttggtttcccagccagcagatcaaatttatttcccagccaggaattccgcgcgctttcaaatccctcgatccaaaacgaccgaacaaaagcgacaaaaccgggacaaaacaggttttttccgcaagcgcaatgaGTCTGACCAGCCGtagtatgtttgtgactactctctgggagagggatggggttcctttttttatttattttttatttttttttaagtcgtcctcagtcttcagagtttctacagccagctcgggttgaaatgctagaaaaagtcagtaattcccaggcaaaacctctatcaataacaaaatttcccagtcAGCTCATcaaaacacctgtatttttgccagccagcaagattcctctggggaacagataatgtgaggaacagattcgttgggtgcccctgtagtTAGGCAATAAGTATTAAGGACTAGTATACCACAAATATATTACCATAATTGAAGTCAGTAATAGCGTAGTATATTTTGGTTTGTATATCAGGACATTAAACATTACACTTGCCAGTCGGCAGGCAAGGTCATGAGAATTTTAGTTTTCTCTTGCTTTTCTTAATGAATACTTGATTTTTATATCTTTATAATATTGAACAATTCTTCGCgtaaggcgaggtgaatatcggtgaataattcgccgagcctgaggtgaatcaTTGTTGTAGTTTAACTAaataagtgattatttgaaaaatatgcattttctttccaacaATTAACTTCTTCGTCTGTCATCTCGACAAAACGgcctgcggccattttgaaaaaaaaaaaaaaaacactttggcGATTACTGCGAAATGATCACATAAGGTGCAACCAATCAGTgtagagaattttcaataatcacctatgtaattatactattTACATATAGTTCATGTATTACTCGTTCGGAAGGGCTTAATTAAGTAACTATTTAGcttacggcaatgcaaccaagaaaggacaatgAAACTTTAGGTGcattaaacaaacttctgaaaacacaagctagtgatatttctccctaattttaggagaactcattgcgattgcgttgttataacaaaaaaaattgtctacgTGCTGCACAATTTGAGTATTTAATCAGCAGTTTGATACTTTGCATTAGTTTTTGTATCCATCCAAGcaaggttttctttttattttgaaaaatgttctttctaaagagataaacgatactgaaatacccatagcattttcagaaaaagatgatttgaagaaaacaatgcttagctatattctgtatttgggggttaAACGTgccatacaaaaaaaaaatcaatttaaatgGTTGTAATGTTGTCATCCTCCTTACCGCAGATAACTCCTTTTCGTTTGTTTTTAAGGGCGAAAGAGGTTGAGCTCTAGGCTGGAAAGCCCTTTTCCCTGAGAGCTGTGATTGTCTTTCTAAAAAGCGACTGTAAGAGAATGCCTATATGTCGCTAAAATCTAGGGTTTGCTAGATTTTTTAAGGTTGGGGAGGGATCTTAGCTCTGACCAAAAGGTCTTTGAGTGATTTGTCCTTCCTGCATGTAAGCGACAATTGGGGCATCCGGGGAAATTCGTGCAAGGTTCGGGTTGTTAGTGATCAAAAACCAGTTCTTCATTAGAATCTCTTTAAGATTCGGTACGCTTGGGTTGTAGGTGGTGACGAACGGTAGAATGCTTTTGGATGTCATttgtttgtatttcaaagcgtTGTTTCGTGATGAGAAATCGACTTCGGcttgtattttgtttacaagCTCTTCTGGATAGCGCGTTCGAGTAGGCGTAACATAGCCTTACCGTTCGAGTAGgcgtaacataccctgcaacggctaaaatcgttgcgagacaagtttcaagAGTTGTTGCCGAAAGTAaaattaagttctacttttcgtgcaacttgtctcgcaacgattttggccgttgcaactTGTCCCCGCCACCGCCACAATGTCGctaaaacattgcgagacaagttgcacgaaacatttcatagTGGAACAGCGCCCTAAATGCGAAATCAAAGCGTCCCAAAAATCCATCAAATCACTGAGGACAACGAAGAAAATGGTAgatgagtgaactttatttatctggctgttcataaaatgaattttcgaaaagaaacatcgtggtttgaagtttttatggaacattttcctcgatcagttgagtCGGCCGTTACtacttaagcacgcgcgtttttgagacgcggacggcaacctgAAGTGAATATTTCGCTCGCCAGGATAGCggtctctcccagatttttgaACTTAGGGTctctaatagtgaaaagatacgtagcgatataaatgtggttgtgtgaagacaagttgaaggagagaacaactcacttccggttgccgtccgcgtctcaaaaacgcatgtgcttaagctccctaataacgtgacgtcacccGCTAGAGTTGTCTGCCTGTGGAACAAcgtacacaaaaaaaaaatgctgttaTGACAACTAGTCATTACAAGGTCAAGTGTagtaattcgcttactcgacggCAATTTTACAGTCAAACGGTGACAAGTAGCACAAGAAGTTTGGGTGGGTCTACAATACCTAACAGGGTATGGGCGTGACTTCTTGTGCTACTGATGACTCGGCAGAATCCCAATCAAATATCGActtaaggtaagtctcgtttaatttccgATTCTGCCTCGTCATCAAACGCACTACGAAGTCTTGGAAATTTCAAAGCAACTGATAGCACACGATACAAAGACAAGAAATCTTTAATAGTGGTTTCAACTTAGGCTGAGTACACTGTCAGCAAACGAAGAACCTTGTTCAATTTCCCGGTCATAAAACTTGGCAAAGGTGGCTGCTGAACTCCACCCTGTAGTTTGCATAATCTCCACAAGAGAAGCATTGGCAGCTTTAGCTTTAGAAGTTGCCGCCGATCGGACACTATGCGGCTTGTACATATTAATATCGATGCCAGCCTTGATCATCATTTGCTGGATCCAGCGTCTTATTGTGTCTCTGCTGGCTTTCTTATGTGGTTTCTGATGAGTAATAAACAACCGGGATTCGCTACCACGTAATAACTTAGTCCTTGCAAGGTATACTGAACATGCATTTACTATACAAAGATTGCGGTCGTATGGGTAAGCATTAAGCTTGATAACTAAATCAGAGGTTGACTTGCCAGATTTGCTTTGTTTCAGGTTACTATTAAGCATAAACGTATAAGCAGTCTCCTCTTGTACCATGTTCTGAGTGTCTAATAATTGCAGAGACTGTCCTCTCTGGGCTGTGGTTAATGCAACTAAAATAACCAATTTCAATGTCAAGTCCTTGAGGGAGAGTTCCTGGGAGTTACCCATGGAGCCAATGTACTGGAGTACCAGATTGACATCCCAAGTTTTGCAATAACGAGGAAGAGGGGGCCTGCTTTGGAAAATGTCCTTCATAAACCTTTTAACATCAGGATGCTCACCAAAAGTTGGGTAAGCTGAGGCAGGACTTTCTAAAATCGCGGACAGAGCACATCGTGCTGAGTTGATACTACTGTAGCTCAATCCTTCATCATAAAGGGATGTCAGGAAATCCACAGCCACGCTTATAGTTGGGCAAATAGGATCTGCTTGCCTTTTAGTACAGAAGAGAAGCCATTTTCTGATGTGTGCATCATACTGTTTCTGTGATGACTGGTGGCAGGATTGGAGAACAATGTTGGTTGCTCTCTCAGAAAAGCCTCTGTTCTTGTAGAGTCGCCGCACAAATGACAGGCTAACAGATTCAGCTTTTTCCTCAATGGGTGAAGTTTCTGGCACTCTGGAAGAGTCAGGAGGGCTTCCCTGTAAGTGATCATCAATGGAGGAGCTACCAATAGTCTCAGCAATTTGGGATACCAGCTTTGGCAAGTCCAGGAAGGCACCACCAGGATCCCCTCTGCTCTGTTTGCTTGAATTTTTTCCAGGCATTTCCCTATAAGACTGAATGGGGGGAATGCATAGAGGAGAGAAGCAGAGAAGGCATCAACAAACATTGCGTCTAGATCAGGCCTCCATGAGGCATAGACTGGACATTGCTTATTTAAGCGAGATGCAACCAAATCAATGCTTGGCTGACCAAATTGCTTGGTGATTGAGTAGTATACATCTGACGCTAACTGCCCCTCAGTACGATCATTAAAATGC
This window harbors:
- the LOC137999201 gene encoding neuronal acetylcholine receptor subunit alpha-5-like isoform X2, encoding MSRDRQITLFCILYACLCTGLGLRRVNESDEYKLRRELFENMDVMVRPVTSYSDAVGVSFSLTVRSLNDLANKRQVLITSVWITQRWHNPFLEWDRNKFGGLDRIHVSPKEIWVPDIILYNNGDNKVYQAGHTEFFKTWVVLQSNGTCLWETPANIESDCNVEITLFPFDIQNCSLLFVSATYGSKELVVYPMSSNLHPELNETGEWKIISTFEEVFIKGRQRLSDQRNYSFIKITLLIERKWMYYVMFLIMPCVICTLLVLVGFSIPPENGERIGFCSTIMIAVSVFLLLIADMLPEKSDTLPVLGIYYIITMLLIAFALMATILVLRAYHSVSEPPSCFKALYRVCKSKKKKQKPVKRNAVSTETNASQTQPCSVHEKPVPDGVESGSVSDKNDDLSEEEKKKIWRSVAVIFDRLFFWLFLMAFICSSGYLIAFRPVFKLFNPSGIPSSS
- the LOC137999201 gene encoding neuronal acetylcholine receptor subunit alpha-5-like isoform X1; amino-acid sequence: MSSVFKKSKLVICMDCKMSRDRQITLFCILYACLCTGLGLRRVNESDEYKLRRELFENMDVMVRPVTSYSDAVGVSFSLTVRSLNDLANKRQVLITSVWITQRWHNPFLEWDRNKFGGLDRIHVSPKEIWVPDIILYNNGDNKVYQAGHTEFFKTWVVLQSNGTCLWETPANIESDCNVEITLFPFDIQNCSLLFVSATYGSKELVVYPMSSNLHPELNETGEWKIISTFEEVFIKGRQRLSDQRNYSFIKITLLIERKWMYYVMFLIMPCVICTLLVLVGFSIPPENGERIGFCSTIMIAVSVFLLLIADMLPEKSDTLPVLGIYYIITMLLIAFALMATILVLRAYHSVSEPPSCFKALYRVCKSKKKKQKPVKRNAVSTETNASQTQPCSVHEKPVPDGVESGSVSDKNDDLSEEEKKKIWRSVAVIFDRLFFWLFLMAFICSSGYLIAFRPVFKLFNPSGIPSSS
- the LOC137999279 gene encoding uncharacterized protein translates to MPGKNSSKQSRGDPGGAFLDLPKLVSQIAETIGSSSIDDHLQGSPPDSSRVPETSPIEEKAESVSLSFVRRLYKNRGFSERATNIVLQSCHQSSQKQYDAHIRKWLLFCTKRQADPICPTISVAVDFLTSLYDEGLSYSSINSARCALSAILESPASAYPTFGEHPDVKRFMKDIFQSRPPLPRYCKTWDVNLVLQYIGSMGNSQELSLKDLTLKLVILVALTTAQRGQSLQLLDTQNMVQEETAYTFMLNSNLKQSKSGKSTSDLVIKLNAYPYDRNLCIVNACSVYLARTKLLRGSESRLFITHQKPHKKASRDTIRRWIQQMMIKAGIDINMYKPHSVRSAATSKAKAANASLVEIMQTTGWSSAATFAKFYDREIEQGSSFADSVLSLS